Below is a window of Mycolicibacterium chitae DNA.
CGGTCGAGTAATTCTGTTGCCCCGGTGCCGGTTCGGAGGGCGACGGTAGAGTTGCCGGCGGCCACGGCATCGACGGACACGTCGAGTGTGGCAACCTCCGCGGGTTCGGTGGCGAAGTAATGGTAATGATCGCCGTGGTCGAAGGTCCAGGCCCCGGCATCTACGACGGTGGTGCGCTCACCCGCCCGCAGGTAACCGAACCGGCCGTCCCCGAAGATCGCCGATACCTGGCCATAGGAGCCGAGCGCGGTCTCGGTCTCCTGCACCGCGTCATAGACCGAGGTGTCACCGGTGGCGGGGTCGACCAGGACGAGTTTGGTTAGCGCACCGTCGATCTCGCGGGCGCCGTCCGCGACGGCCACACCGTCGCCGGTGGTGGCCGAGGATGTCTCGGTCGGCGGCGGGGCCGGTCCCGAGCCGTTGGCACAACCCACCGCGACGACGGCTGAGGCGGTCAGCACACCGAGCCGGAGCCATTTCGCGCGCAGTGCCGAAAGCAGCGCCGATGTGAAGAACATCAGTACCGCGACACCCGCGATGGTGGCGCCACCCGCCGTCCCCGCGTACCAGGAGATCAGTAGGCCGAGGTACACCGCCGCGGAACCGATCAGCGTCGACAATGCCATAGCCCGCGGAATCGAACGGACCCACAGCAGTGCGGTTGCCGGCGGCGCGACCAGCAGGCCCAGCACCAGCAGTGTGCCGACCACGTGGAAGGAGGCGACCATCGCCACCGCCATCAGCACCGTCAGCGCCGGGATGGCCCATTGCGGGCGCAGCCCCAGGGTGGCGGCCTTGCGTGGATCGAATGTCGCCGCGACGAATGCGCGGTGTCCGACGAGTGTCACCGCGGCGGTGATGGCAAGCGCCGCACCCAGCACGATGAGGTCGACTGTGCGCACGGCGAATACATCGCCGAACAGGAATGCGGTCAGATCGACCGCGAAGCTCTGAGACTGGGACACGATAATCACGCCCAGGGCCAGCATGCCGACGAGCAGCAGCCCGATGCTGCTATCGGAGGACAACTTCGCCGACCTGCCGATCAGCGCGACACCAACCGCCATGGCCAGCGCCGCCACGAGTCCGCCCACCCTCAAGCTTCCGCCGAGCAGCGCCGCGGCGGCGACCCCGGGCAGCATGCCGTGGGTCATCGCCTCGCCAAGAAAGACATTGCGGCGCAGCAGGACCCAACATCCGACGAGAGAGCAGGAGCAGGCAGCGATCACGCCGGCAATCAGGGCCCGCAGGACCATGTCGGCGTGGAAGGGATCCGTCAACCAGTACATCATCGGGTACACTCTTATCAGTAATGAATCCCATTTTCAATAAGACGGCCACGGTCGCCCCGCCTGGCGCCGCGGTGTCCGGGGTCGACTTCGACTACCGCAGCACGGCAGTGTTTCGGCAGCTGACGTTGTCGTTTCAACCAGGTGTGGTGAATGCCGTTGTCGGGCCCAACGGCTGCGGGAAGTCGACCCTGCTTGCCCTGCTCGCTGGGGTGCTGCGACCGGCTGCCGGCACGGTGCGCGTCGACGCCCGCGATATCGCCTTCGCCGTGCAGCGCAGTGCGGTCACCGATACGTTTCCGATCACCGTCGCCGCGGCCGTGATGATGGGTCGCTGGCGCCGGCTTGGCCTGCTGCGGCGACCGAGTGCGGCCGACCGGGCCGCGGTGCAGCGTTGGATCTCAGAGCTCGGCCTCACCGACCTGTGCGATCGGACACTCGGCGAATTGTCCGGCGGTCAGCGCCAACGGGTCCTGCTCGCCCAGGCGCTGGCGCAGGAGGCGCCGCTGCTGTTGCTCGACGAACCTTCCACCGGTTTGGACACGTGTTCGGCGGCGAGGCTGATCGAGCAGCTGCACCGGTGCGCGGGTACCGGAACGACGGTGATTGTCGCGACCCACGATTCGGTACTGATCGAGGCCGCCGACCAGTTCGTCGAACTCGGCTGAGGCAATGAACGCCGACGGATCGGTGATTGCCCGCAATCATGACCCTCGGTTCTCACCCCGCGATTGCAGACCACGGCCTTCGGAGACGGTATCGTGCGCCCTCCACCTGGCCGTAGTCGTCGGACACCGAGGACATCAGCCGGCGCCGATCGTCGAGGGCGCGGCACGCCCGGGCGCCGCGGATGAGTCGGTGGGTCAGCCAGGACGGCGGTCGGCGGCGGGCTCCAGCTCATAGCGGATCAGGCGCGAACTATTGGCGACCACCGCGACCGAGGAGGCGTTGTGCAGCACCGCGGCCAGCACCGGCGACAGTGCCCCGGCCGCACCGATCAGCAATCCCAGCGCGTTGACCGCTATCGACATCGCGTAGTTCTGCTGGATCACCCCGACCGCGCGGCCACCGAGATCGCGCACATCCAGCAGTCGGTGCAGATCGTCCGAGGCGAGCGCGACGTCGGCGGTCTCCACCGCGACGTCGGTGCCGCCCAGCCCCATTGCGATGCCGATATCGGCCTCGACCAGCGCGGGCGCATCGTTGACACCATCCCCGACCATCGCCACGGTATGGCCCTCACCGCGCAGCCGTCGCACCGCCGCCAGCTTGTCGTCCGGCAGCACCTCGGCCTGCCATTCGGTGATCCCGAGTTGTTCGGCCACCACCGCCGCGGCGTCGGGGTGATCGCCGGTCAACATCACGATGCGGCGAACACCGTTGGCGCGCAACCGGTCCAGCACATCGG
It encodes the following:
- the aztB gene encoding zinc ABC transporter permease AztB, encoding MYWLTDPFHADMVLRALIAGVIAACSCSLVGCWVLLRRNVFLGEAMTHGMLPGVAAAALLGGSLRVGGLVAALAMAVGVALIGRSAKLSSDSSIGLLLVGMLALGVIIVSQSQSFAVDLTAFLFGDVFAVRTVDLIVLGAALAITAAVTLVGHRAFVAATFDPRKAATLGLRPQWAIPALTVLMAVAMVASFHVVGTLLVLGLLVAPPATALLWVRSIPRAMALSTLIGSAAVYLGLLISWYAGTAGGATIAGVAVLMFFTSALLSALRAKWLRLGVLTASAVVAVGCANGSGPAPPPTETSSATTGDGVAVADGAREIDGALTKLVLVDPATGDTSVYDAVQETETALGSYGQVSAIFGDGRFGYLRAGERTTVVDAGAWTFDHGDHYHYFATEPAEVATLDVSVDAVAAGNSTVALRTGTGATELLDREKLGQKKVEKPAQLGVGPDVAAAVPYGSRLVTVTADGRLQVTDESGTSAVAGECPEVTWALASRRAVSFGCATGAVRVTGGAGELTTTAMAFPPDAPAQAPAQMASRDRADVFAGLSAGTVWVLDSRQRAWTVIPVHNAVATNTAGDGSVLVLRRDGSLSSFDVDTRTETARVPLIADGVPTDGFPPVIDIDSDRAYVNSAATKEVYEIDYADGLRIARTLRTEVTPGLMVEAGR
- the aztA gene encoding zinc ABC transporter ATP-binding protein AztA produces the protein MNPIFNKTATVAPPGAAVSGVDFDYRSTAVFRQLTLSFQPGVVNAVVGPNGCGKSTLLALLAGVLRPAAGTVRVDARDIAFAVQRSAVTDTFPITVAAAVMMGRWRRLGLLRRPSAADRAAVQRWISELGLTDLCDRTLGELSGGQRQRVLLAQALAQEAPLLLLDEPSTGLDTCSAARLIEQLHRCAGTGTTVIVATHDSVLIEAADQFVELG